The following are encoded in a window of Sinorhizobium sojae CCBAU 05684 genomic DNA:
- a CDS encoding MBL fold metallo-hydrolase: protein MTFLMKRRTLFGAGAAGVLTAPGLWGGFAMAEESTGTGAASGGGAFRTLKLGSFKVTVISDGTRASGNPHETFGTNQPSEAVAALLAENFLPTGAFVTGFSPTLVDTGSDLVLFDTGFGEGGREAGMGQLARGIRAAGYAPEQISVVVITHMHGDHIGGLTEGGKPAFANARYVTGQVEYDFWKDTARVGTPAENGHKAVLEKVVPLAEKTTFIADGAEVVPGISAIAAFGHSPGHMIYRLESEGQTLILTADTANHYVLSLQRPDWEVRFDMDKAAAAATRKNVFDMVATDRLPFMGYHMPFPAVGFVERKDTGYRFVPVSYQFDI, encoded by the coding sequence ATGACATTTTTGATGAAACGCCGAACGCTCTTCGGAGCAGGGGCTGCAGGGGTACTGACGGCGCCGGGTCTGTGGGGCGGGTTTGCGATGGCCGAGGAGAGCACGGGGACCGGTGCAGCGTCGGGCGGGGGCGCCTTCCGGACGCTGAAGCTCGGGAGCTTCAAGGTTACGGTGATCAGTGACGGCACGCGTGCCTCGGGCAATCCGCATGAGACCTTCGGCACCAACCAGCCCTCGGAGGCGGTTGCCGCCCTGCTGGCCGAGAATTTCCTGCCCACCGGCGCCTTCGTCACCGGTTTTTCACCGACACTCGTTGATACCGGCTCGGATCTCGTGCTGTTCGACACCGGCTTCGGGGAGGGAGGGCGCGAGGCAGGTATGGGGCAATTGGCGCGCGGCATTCGCGCCGCCGGCTACGCTCCCGAGCAGATCTCGGTGGTCGTTATCACCCACATGCACGGCGATCACATCGGTGGTTTGACGGAAGGTGGCAAGCCTGCCTTTGCCAATGCGCGCTACGTCACCGGACAGGTCGAATACGACTTCTGGAAGGATACGGCGCGCGTTGGAACGCCGGCCGAAAACGGTCACAAAGCGGTGTTGGAGAAGGTCGTGCCTCTCGCCGAAAAGACGACCTTCATCGCCGACGGCGCCGAGGTGGTACCGGGAATTTCGGCGATTGCCGCGTTCGGCCATTCCCCGGGTCACATGATCTACCGGCTCGAATCGGAGGGGCAGACGCTGATCCTCACGGCCGACACGGCCAATCACTATGTCCTGTCTCTGCAGCGCCCCGACTGGGAGGTCCGCTTCGACATGGACAAGGCCGCGGCCGCCGCGACGCGCAAGAATGTTTTCGACATGGTCGCGACCGACCGGCTCCCCTTCATGGGCTACCACATGCCGTTTCCGGCGGTCGGCTTCGTCGAAAGAAAGGATACGGGCTACCGCTTCGTGCCCGTCAGCTATCAGTTCGACATCTGA
- a CDS encoding VOC family protein gives MLLYVTLGTNDLRRAGAFYDGTLATLGLKRRKEDEVEIGYGAEGDIRCRLWVVTPFNRQAATIGNGSMVALEAESRAAVDAFHAAAIANGGTDEGAPGLRPFHPDFYAAYVRDPDGNKLSAVCERPE, from the coding sequence ATGCTCCTCTATGTGACGCTCGGAACCAATGATCTCCGGCGCGCCGGCGCCTTCTATGACGGCACGCTTGCAACCCTTGGGCTCAAGCGGCGCAAGGAGGACGAGGTTGAGATCGGCTACGGCGCAGAGGGCGACATCCGTTGCCGTCTATGGGTCGTGACGCCCTTCAACCGACAGGCGGCAACCATCGGTAATGGCTCGATGGTTGCGCTCGAGGCGGAAAGCCGCGCCGCCGTGGACGCCTTCCATGCTGCGGCCATCGCCAATGGCGGCACGGACGAGGGCGCGCCGGGGCTCAGGCCTTTCCATCCCGATTTCTACGCGGCCTATGTCCGCGACCCGGACGGCAACAAGCTGTCTGCCGTTTGCGAGCGGCCGGAGTAG
- a CDS encoding DUF1488 domain-containing protein, producing the protein MTLLFPNSSRSLDEKRNAVRFIGHHGMFEVRFFVEAEALVRADAELGRSEISATKLLSAFDALRLSIYEVARKVYSSGRRDSYTLTAADFR; encoded by the coding sequence ATGACGCTGTTATTTCCGAATTCGAGCCGCAGCCTCGATGAAAAGCGAAACGCCGTCCGTTTCATCGGCCATCACGGCATGTTCGAGGTGCGGTTCTTCGTCGAGGCCGAGGCGCTTGTGAGAGCGGATGCCGAATTGGGCAGGTCGGAAATCTCGGCAACGAAGCTCCTTTCTGCTTTCGACGCGTTGCGCCTGTCCATCTACGAAGTCGCACGCAAGGTCTATTCCAGTGGCCGCCGCGACTCCTATACACTGACCGCCGCCGATTTCCGCTAG
- a CDS encoding RlmE family RNA methyltransferase encodes MTKSPIGSKGSGRKLGQKVKKGKLKASSRRWLERHINDPYVQRAQLEGYRARAAFKLLEIGEKHKILAGARRIIDLGAAPGSWSQIAAKVTQSTDADPRVAAIDFLEMDPIPGVRFLQLDFLDPEAPEKLKEAIGGAPDLVLSDMAAPTTGHRQTDHLRTMHLCEVAAHFAVDVLAEGGHFLAKTFQGGTERDLLNMLKQNFRQVVHVKPASSRAESVEMFLLAKGFKGRRADNEAAEDDEAE; translated from the coding sequence ATGACGAAATCCCCGATCGGGAGCAAAGGCAGCGGCCGCAAGCTCGGCCAGAAGGTGAAGAAGGGCAAGCTCAAGGCTTCCTCGCGCCGCTGGCTGGAGCGCCACATCAATGACCCCTACGTGCAGCGCGCGCAACTCGAGGGCTATCGCGCACGGGCGGCCTTCAAGCTTCTTGAAATCGGCGAGAAGCACAAGATTCTCGCCGGCGCCAGGCGCATCATCGACCTCGGCGCAGCGCCCGGCAGCTGGTCGCAGATCGCCGCCAAGGTCACGCAGTCGACCGACGCCGATCCGCGCGTCGCGGCGATCGACTTTCTCGAGATGGATCCGATCCCCGGCGTCCGCTTCCTTCAGCTCGATTTCCTTGATCCCGAGGCGCCGGAAAAGCTGAAGGAGGCGATCGGCGGTGCGCCAGATCTCGTGCTGTCCGACATGGCGGCGCCGACCACCGGCCATCGCCAGACCGACCACTTGCGCACCATGCATCTCTGTGAGGTGGCCGCGCACTTCGCCGTCGACGTGCTCGCCGAAGGCGGGCATTTCCTGGCAAAGACCTTTCAGGGCGGCACCGAGCGCGATCTCCTCAACATGCTGAAGCAGAACTTCCGGCAGGTCGTGCATGTGAAGCCGGCCTCGTCCCGCGCCGAATCGGTCGAGATGTTCCTGCTCGCCAAGGGCTTCAAGGGCCGGCGCGCGGACAACGAAGCGGCCGAAGATGATGAAGCGGAGTAG
- a CDS encoding transglutaminase-like domain-containing protein: MLIRYGYEITLNFQQPAALVCLLSVHEDRAADIRVPETTFTAPDVPTSTYRDLFGNRCRRLVAPAGDLTIWGDATIEDDGKPDKVLPAAQEVPVSELPDDCLTYLMGSRYCETDRLSQSAWDMFGAVAPGWGRVQAICDFVHDHIRFDYMQARSTRTAFEVFHERVGVCRDFAHLAVTLCRCLNIPARYINGHLGDIGVRVVDPMDFSAWMEVFLDDGWHTFDPRNNTPRVGRILVARGRDAADVPLINSFGPHALKSFRVWTYEVPALQ, translated from the coding sequence ATGCTGATCCGCTACGGCTATGAGATCACGCTGAATTTCCAGCAACCGGCCGCCTTGGTATGCCTGCTGTCGGTCCACGAGGATCGCGCGGCCGATATCCGGGTTCCTGAAACAACTTTCACCGCCCCCGATGTGCCGACATCGACCTATCGCGACCTCTTCGGCAACCGATGCCGGCGGCTTGTCGCACCGGCGGGTGACCTGACGATATGGGGCGATGCCACAATCGAGGACGACGGCAAACCGGACAAAGTGCTGCCGGCCGCCCAGGAAGTCCCGGTGTCGGAGTTGCCGGACGATTGTCTGACCTACCTGATGGGCAGCCGCTATTGCGAAACCGACCGTCTCAGCCAGAGCGCTTGGGACATGTTCGGCGCGGTCGCGCCCGGTTGGGGACGTGTGCAAGCGATCTGTGATTTCGTTCACGACCATATCCGTTTCGACTACATGCAGGCCCGATCGACGCGGACGGCCTTCGAAGTTTTTCATGAGCGCGTTGGTGTCTGCCGCGACTTCGCGCATCTTGCGGTCACCCTTTGCCGCTGTCTCAACATTCCCGCACGCTATATCAACGGTCATCTCGGCGACATCGGCGTCCGGGTCGTCGACCCGATGGATTTCAGTGCCTGGATGGAGGTCTTCCTGGATGATGGATGGCATACGTTCGATCCGCGCAACAATACGCCGCGTGTCGGCAGGATTCTGGTTGCACGCGGCCGTGACGCAGCCGATGTCCCCCTCATCAACTCGTTCGGGCCGCACGCCCTGAAGTCGTTCCGGGTGTGGACTTATGAGGTGCCCGCCTTGCAATAG
- a CDS encoding Ppx/GppA phosphatase family protein → MKDPDYGEKPSESGASAAGRGGAQKHVPRRGKGKRRRRKPSGSPSAIASGSGVTGEAGRPAALDEAEPARKRKRRRRSKAAKSQGQAVLAASGGPSAHSDAATADRKGQKCGKKARHRRGLQGRPLASRGKPLAAERAGDQPRPRPAEAAVPQAPQPARSENLRAPYVAPGDLAAPLYAALDLGTNNCRLLVAQPTRPGQFRVVDAFSRIVRLGEGLGASGRLSDDAMERSIEALRICAAKLNLRSIRRRRLIATEAARSAANGESFLNRVAEETGLDLEIINRETEARLAVSGCSSLVDRETKSVVLFDIGGGSSEIAVIRIGENRSSRLANHITHWTSLPVGVVTLSERHGGEHVTPQSFETMVREVEGMLAHFESPSVDMLASGNSGSGFHLIGTSGTVTTLAGVHLDLPRYDRRRVDGLWLSDAEVSAMQARLLSWDFAARAANPCIGPDRADLVLAGCAILEAIRRRWPSTRMRVADRGLREGLLTDMMADDGAWRRSRPRRHQRGFNAPPASEERNRVHDKAHEGAKA, encoded by the coding sequence GTGAAGGACCCCGATTACGGCGAAAAGCCGTCTGAATCCGGGGCGTCGGCAGCAGGTCGTGGCGGGGCGCAGAAGCATGTGCCGCGCCGCGGCAAGGGCAAACGGAGACGGCGCAAGCCGTCCGGTTCGCCGTCTGCAATTGCCAGCGGATCCGGGGTGACCGGAGAAGCAGGGCGTCCCGCAGCACTGGACGAAGCGGAGCCGGCGCGCAAGCGCAAGCGGCGCCGCCGCTCCAAGGCAGCAAAGTCCCAAGGCCAGGCTGTACTCGCCGCCTCCGGCGGCCCTTCTGCGCATTCGGATGCGGCGACCGCCGACAGGAAAGGCCAAAAGTGCGGGAAGAAGGCGCGCCATCGGCGCGGCCTTCAGGGTCGGCCTCTGGCGTCGCGCGGCAAGCCGCTCGCTGCCGAGCGTGCCGGCGATCAGCCGCGGCCGCGCCCTGCCGAAGCCGCCGTGCCGCAGGCGCCACAGCCGGCTCGCTCTGAAAATCTGCGCGCCCCCTATGTCGCACCCGGAGACCTGGCGGCGCCGCTCTATGCCGCACTCGACCTCGGTACCAACAATTGCCGTCTGCTCGTGGCGCAGCCGACCCGACCGGGCCAATTCCGCGTCGTCGATGCCTTTTCCCGCATCGTCCGGCTTGGAGAAGGACTCGGTGCGAGCGGCCGGCTCTCGGACGACGCGATGGAGCGCTCCATCGAGGCGCTGAGGATCTGCGCCGCCAAGCTCAACCTCCGTTCGATCCGCCGTCGCCGGCTGATCGCGACCGAAGCGGCGCGTTCCGCTGCCAACGGCGAATCCTTCCTGAATCGCGTGGCCGAGGAGACCGGCCTCGACCTGGAGATCATCAACCGCGAGACCGAGGCGCGCCTTGCAGTTTCCGGCTGCTCTTCTCTCGTCGATCGCGAGACAAAGTCGGTCGTGCTCTTCGATATCGGCGGCGGCTCCTCCGAGATCGCCGTGATCCGCATCGGCGAGAACCGCTCGAGCCGTCTTGCCAACCACATCACCCACTGGACGTCGCTGCCGGTCGGCGTCGTCACGCTCTCGGAGCGCCATGGCGGCGAACATGTGACGCCGCAGAGCTTCGAGACGATGGTGCGCGAGGTCGAGGGCATGCTAGCCCACTTCGAGAGCCCGTCGGTAGACATGCTGGCAAGCGGCAATTCGGGCAGCGGCTTCCACCTGATCGGCACGTCCGGAACCGTGACGACGCTTGCGGGCGTCCATCTCGACCTGCCGCGTTACGATCGCCGTCGGGTCGACGGACTCTGGCTCTCCGATGCGGAAGTCTCGGCCATGCAGGCGCGGCTTCTCTCCTGGGATTTCGCCGCCCGCGCCGCCAATCCCTGCATCGGGCCGGATCGCGCCGATCTTGTGCTTGCCGGCTGCGCCATCCTCGAGGCGATCCGGCGTCGCTGGCCGTCGACGCGCATGCGGGTCGCCGATCGCGGCCTGCGCGAGGGCCTGCTGACCGACATGATGGCAGATGACGGAGCCTGGCGGCGGTCGCGGCCGCGCCGCCACCAGCGGGGCTTCAATGCCCCGCCGGCGAGCGAGGAACGCAACAGGGTCCACGACAAGGCCCACGAAGGTGCGAAGGCATGA
- a CDS encoding MDR family MFS transporter yields the protein MNRIVPMILAVALFMEQMDATVISTSLPAIADDIGVGPITLKLALTSYMVALAIFIPLSGWMADRFGAKRIFRAAILVFTLGSIFCAVADGLVAFVLARFLQGMGGAMMTPVARLVLVRGTPRSELVSAMALLTIPALVGPLAGPPLGGFITTYFSWHWIFLINVPIGIAGYVLSGIHLPEMERRNPPPVDILGFLLGGVAAAGVVFGLSVISLPALPPAVGLSSVAAGVAAAFLYILHARRHPAPVLDLRLFHDGAFRAAQIGGTVFRISVGAVPFLMPLMLQIGFGLNPFQSGLITFIGAVGAITTKFLARRVLAFTGFRTTLIIAAMVAAITTFANGFFTPATPYLLLLSILLVAGFARSFFFTSVNALSFADIDDDDASKATAMSAVLQQISLALGVAVAGAILEIETTISGEALSLEDFHIAFMIIAAANLLAAIPFLTMAKTAGASVSGHRLPVREAETRAVK from the coding sequence ATGAACCGCATCGTCCCGATGATCCTCGCCGTCGCGCTCTTCATGGAGCAGATGGATGCCACCGTCATCTCGACATCGCTACCGGCGATCGCGGATGATATCGGCGTCGGACCGATCACGCTCAAGCTGGCGCTGACCTCCTACATGGTGGCGCTCGCGATCTTCATTCCCTTGAGCGGCTGGATGGCGGATCGCTTCGGCGCCAAACGCATCTTCCGTGCGGCGATTCTCGTCTTCACCCTCGGTTCGATCTTCTGCGCCGTCGCCGACGGCCTCGTCGCCTTCGTGCTCGCCCGCTTCCTGCAGGGCATGGGCGGCGCCATGATGACGCCGGTCGCCCGCCTCGTGCTCGTGCGCGGCACGCCACGCAGCGAGCTCGTCTCGGCCATGGCGCTGCTTACCATACCAGCCCTTGTCGGACCGCTGGCTGGCCCGCCGCTCGGCGGCTTCATCACCACCTATTTCTCCTGGCACTGGATCTTCCTGATCAACGTACCGATCGGCATCGCCGGTTACGTGCTTTCCGGCATTCACCTTCCCGAGATGGAACGGCGAAACCCGCCGCCGGTCGACATTCTCGGTTTTCTGCTCGGCGGCGTCGCCGCCGCTGGCGTCGTCTTCGGTCTTTCGGTCATCAGCCTGCCGGCTCTGCCGCCGGCGGTCGGTCTCTCCTCGGTGGCAGCGGGCGTCGCGGCGGCCTTCCTCTACATCCTCCATGCCCGCCGGCATCCCGCACCGGTGCTCGACCTCCGCCTCTTCCACGATGGCGCTTTCCGGGCAGCCCAGATTGGCGGCACCGTATTCCGGATCTCCGTCGGTGCGGTGCCGTTCCTGATGCCGTTGATGCTGCAGATCGGCTTCGGCTTGAACCCGTTCCAATCGGGTCTGATCACATTCATCGGCGCGGTCGGCGCCATCACGACCAAGTTCCTCGCGCGCCGGGTGCTCGCCTTTACCGGCTTCCGCACGACGCTGATCATTGCCGCGATGGTCGCGGCCATCACCACCTTCGCGAACGGCTTTTTCACGCCGGCGACGCCCTATCTCCTGCTGTTGTCGATCCTGCTTGTCGCCGGATTCGCCCGCTCCTTCTTTTTCACCAGCGTCAACGCGCTTTCCTTCGCCGATATCGACGACGATGATGCGAGCAAGGCGACCGCGATGAGCGCGGTGCTGCAGCAGATCAGCCTCGCACTCGGCGTGGCCGTCGCCGGGGCAATCCTTGAGATAGAGACGACGATCAGCGGCGAGGCGCTCAGCCTTGAAGACTTCCACATCGCCTTCATGATCATCGCCGCCGCCAACCTCCTGGCGGCGATCCCCTTCCTCACCATGGCGAAGACCGCCGGCGCATCCGTTTCCGGCCACCGCCTACCGGTGCGGGAGGCGGAGACGAGGGCCGTGAAGTGA
- a CDS encoding Thivi_2564 family membrane protein, giving the protein MSIIISVLITILVIALVLYLVQKLPIDSTMKQMAQVVVVVVGVVSLLSYLDVF; this is encoded by the coding sequence ATGTCCATCATAATCAGCGTCCTGATCACGATTCTCGTCATCGCCCTGGTGCTGTACCTCGTGCAAAAACTTCCGATTGACTCGACGATGAAGCAGATGGCGCAGGTCGTGGTTGTCGTCGTCGGCGTAGTTTCGTTGCTCAGCTATCTGGACGTATTTTGA